A stretch of the Chlorobiota bacterium genome encodes the following:
- a CDS encoding T9SS type A sorting domain-containing protein, translated as MLRKFGCLTSIVYMSTLLILNAQSIQTDEVDRKSTLKKLEEQKDRSLNIRKLMTIKESNEYEDVGSRDYWFYSQRAFPYEEIPAGAHINAMRNTINMEKILDEKKLKYSLQATNNWEEIGPVNQGGRIRGFAIHPTKSGTIYAGGIYGGVWKTTDGGDSWKTNFDKMESLNISDIAIDFTNPDIVYACTGEFPISVATPNTYSGTGVYKTIDGGLNWKNIGLSNVSSSSKIIVHKTKPNIIYVGGVNTNAGFYRSIDAGLTWSKIATGMQVQDMAVNPTNNDEVYITNNGSIKKSVDAGVTFVTSSSGVSSGNRSAITVCESNPNIVYALIAHANDTADYADVYKSTNKGINWTKTITSPRESNTGGRGWFNGQTFHNFYIAVYPNDENILFVGGIDIYRSTNGGTSFSNMTDYYKQRDDPNTVHADQMTMKFDPDQPEVIFASNDGGLYVSVDGGDKYSSITTKLPITQFYRLGIDQTRNFRVFGGSQDNGSWGSVGTTSFNKNWINMSGGDGFYTVVDPQEPDFIFTETPNGEGIRRVEIASPKTNSTGLTGIDDQGEWESPLEVSPVNFAIYSGQKALWRSERQGFKKLNSGNSGTITAVGLSPINKDLIAVASRGGQVRVSSDYGENWKTSTGTPSRFARDLEYDPNELNRIYYTVSGYGSGHVFRSDDGGTSFKNISGNLPDAPVSTIQIDPKNNNHLFVGTDVGVFVSLDGGGSWQPFNDGLARSPVTDLKIHNLSRSLIACTHGRSMWKVSIDNIEPQVSFIYPNGGEQLSSPGKMNVKVSGFNTPIKIYISYDGGFSFDLVGDNIQPTGDSILLPFTKTKNAKIKVVEISSNREIFSNNFTINAKPNCLNVSTKLHQLEAIEIRKDELWGTYESSDGKDSMFVYSMSNFTLIKSFQISNIDNKIIDLAYNSSKDEFYGLSSKSDFSNSKIYKIDTTGNPSLITGVTSTSLNGITFTPLGLAITSPGENGKMSILNPVDGSVLQPETAISGLIGNKRLSLSFDGSSFIQGVKDRLSNAIFPNELHQIYAKNPPQFRKFVPFVITGGESPDVLGIAYNEADKSYLISTLTGLYKVGLTDYFGRVDFTSKNVNAGIVKVNSISPNPTNNFANLNFDLKISQNIKINLYDNLGVKVAELLNDKIDSGVKDLKFNTSSYSSGLYFITIETDLQKVVSSLVIVK; from the coding sequence ATGCTAAGAAAATTTGGTTGTCTCACTTCAATTGTCTACATGTCAACTTTATTGATATTGAATGCACAAAGTATTCAAACTGATGAAGTTGATAGAAAATCTACTCTAAAAAAACTAGAGGAACAGAAAGATAGGTCATTAAATATTAGAAAACTTATGACAATAAAAGAATCTAATGAATATGAGGACGTAGGTTCTCGTGATTATTGGTTCTATAGTCAAAGAGCTTTCCCATATGAGGAAATACCTGCTGGAGCACATATTAATGCCATGAGAAATACTATTAATATGGAAAAGATTTTAGATGAAAAAAAACTTAAATATTCATTACAAGCAACTAATAACTGGGAGGAAATAGGACCAGTTAATCAGGGAGGAAGAATTCGTGGTTTTGCTATTCATCCAACTAAATCTGGTACTATTTATGCTGGTGGAATTTATGGTGGAGTTTGGAAAACAACTGATGGAGGAGATTCTTGGAAAACAAATTTCGATAAAATGGAATCATTAAATATCTCAGATATTGCAATCGATTTCACAAACCCTGATATTGTATATGCTTGTACTGGTGAATTCCCAATTTCAGTAGCTACTCCTAATACTTATTCAGGAACTGGAGTTTACAAAACAATAGATGGTGGTTTAAATTGGAAAAATATTGGATTATCTAATGTAAGTTCATCATCAAAAATTATTGTACACAAAACAAAACCAAATATTATTTATGTTGGTGGAGTTAATACAAATGCAGGTTTTTATAGATCTATTGATGCTGGATTAACTTGGTCAAAAATTGCAACTGGAATGCAAGTTCAAGATATGGCTGTTAATCCAACAAATAATGATGAAGTTTATATTACTAATAATGGTTCAATAAAAAAATCTGTAGATGCTGGTGTTACCTTTGTCACTTCAAGTTCAGGTGTTTCATCAGGTAATAGAAGTGCTATCACAGTTTGTGAGTCTAATCCAAATATTGTCTATGCTTTGATAGCTCATGCAAACGACACAGCTGATTACGCAGATGTTTATAAAAGTACAAATAAAGGTATTAACTGGACTAAAACTATAACATCTCCTAGAGAAAGTAATACTGGAGGTAGAGGATGGTTTAACGGACAAACATTTCATAATTTTTATATTGCTGTTTATCCGAATGATGAAAATATTCTTTTTGTTGGTGGTATTGATATTTATCGATCTACTAACGGAGGTACATCTTTTTCTAACATGACAGATTATTACAAACAAAGAGATGATCCAAATACTGTACATGCAGATCAAATGACAATGAAATTTGATCCAGATCAACCAGAGGTAATTTTTGCATCAAATGATGGTGGGTTATATGTTTCTGTTGATGGAGGTGATAAATATTCTTCAATTACAACTAAATTACCAATAACCCAATTTTATAGATTAGGTATTGATCAAACTAGAAACTTTCGAGTTTTTGGAGGTTCTCAAGATAATGGTTCGTGGGGAAGTGTTGGAACAACTTCATTCAATAAGAATTGGATTAATATGAGTGGTGGTGATGGTTTTTATACAGTTGTAGATCCTCAAGAACCAGATTTTATTTTTACTGAAACACCAAATGGTGAAGGAATTAGACGAGTTGAAATTGCTTCACCTAAAACAAATTCTACTGGTTTAACTGGAATCGATGATCAAGGTGAATGGGAATCTCCACTAGAAGTTTCGCCAGTTAACTTTGCTATTTATTCAGGTCAAAAGGCATTATGGAGGAGTGAAAGACAAGGTTTCAAAAAATTAAATTCTGGTAACTCAGGAACTATAACTGCTGTTGGACTTTCTCCAATAAATAAAGATTTAATTGCTGTAGCATCAAGAGGAGGTCAGGTAAGGGTATCAAGTGACTATGGTGAAAATTGGAAAACTTCAACTGGTACTCCTTCAAGATTTGCAAGAGATTTAGAATACGATCCTAATGAGTTAAATAGAATATATTACACTGTTTCTGGATATGGAAGTGGGCATGTTTTTAGAAGTGATGATGGTGGAACTAGTTTCAAAAATATTTCTGGGAATTTACCTGATGCTCCTGTAAGTACTATTCAAATAGATCCTAAAAATAATAATCATTTGTTTGTTGGTACCGATGTTGGCGTGTTTGTAAGTTTAGACGGAGGTGGATCTTGGCAACCTTTTAATGATGGTTTAGCAAGGTCACCAGTAACTGACTTAAAAATACATAATTTAAGTAGAAGTCTTATTGCTTGTACTCATGGAAGATCAATGTGGAAAGTTAGTATTGATAATATTGAACCACAAGTTTCTTTCATTTATCCAAATGGTGGTGAACAATTAAGCTCTCCAGGTAAAATGAATGTTAAAGTTTCAGGATTTAATACTCCTATTAAAATTTATATTTCTTATGATGGTGGGTTCTCATTTGACTTGGTTGGAGATAATATTCAACCAACAGGTGATTCAATATTGTTACCATTTACAAAAACAAAAAATGCAAAAATTAAAGTTGTAGAAATTAGCTCAAATAGAGAAATATTTTCTAATAATTTTACTATTAATGCAAAACCAAATTGTTTAAATGTAAGTACTAAATTACACCAGTTAGAAGCTATTGAAATAAGAAAAGATGAACTTTGGGGAACATACGAATCTTCAGATGGTAAAGATTCTATGTTTGTTTATTCAATGAGTAATTTTACTTTAATTAAAAGTTTTCAAATTTCAAACATTGATAATAAAATAATTGATTTAGCTTACAATTCAAGTAAAGACGAATTTTATGGTTTATCAAGCAAATCAGATTTTTCAAACTCAAAAATTTATAAGATTGATACAACAGGGAATCCTAGTTTAATTACTGGTGTAACATCAACTTCACTCAATGGAATTACATTCACTCCTCTTGGCTTAGCTATTACTTCCCCAGGTGAGAATGGTAAGATGTCCATTTTAAATCCTGTTGATGGGTCTGTATTGCAACCAGAAACTGCAATTAGCGGTTTGATTGGGAATAAAAGATTGTCTTTATCGTTTGATGGAAGTTCTTTTATACAAGGAGTAAAAGATAGGTTAAGCAATGCTATTTTTCCAAATGAGCTTCATCAGATTTATGCAAAGAACCCTCCACAGTTTAGGAAGTTTGTTCCATTTGTTATTACTGGAGGTGAATCTCCTGATGTTCTTGGGATTGCATATAATGAAGCAGATAAAAGTTATTTGATTTCCACATTAACTGGTTTGTATAAAGTTGGTTTAACTGATTATTTTGGTAGAGTTGATTTTACTTCAAAAAATGTGAATGCAGGAATTGTAAAAGTAAATTCTATCTCTCCTAATCCTACAAATAATTTTGCAAATTTAAATTTTGATTTGAAAATTTCTCAAAATATAAAAATTAATCTTTATGATAATCTTGGAGTAAAAGTTGCTGAACTATTAAATGATAAAATTGATTCTGGGGTAAAAGATTTAAAGTTCAATACAAGTAGTTATTCAAGTGGGTTATACTTTATTACAATAGAAACTGATTTGCAAAAAGTTGTAAGTTCTTTGGTAATTGTAAAATAA
- a CDS encoding tyrosine-type recombinase/integrase: MGVDTSFIQKLLGHAHIRTTQIYTQVSKKIIQNIKSPIDII, from the coding sequence ATGGGTGTTGACACAAGTTTTATCCAAAAATTACTAGGTCATGCTCATATTCGTACAACTCAAATTTATACACAAGTAAGTAAAAAAATAATTCAAAATATCAAAAGCCCAATTGATATTATCTAA
- a CDS encoding metallophosphoesterase: MENLNRRSFFKWLGAGLTAFLSGLWGCTQGIRESLLTVWNERGGASEVFNAKSVPPAIPFSIPNNIGIRFIVFGDWGMGDYNQLKVAKAMSLTAKQFGCDYIISTGDNFYPTGVTGIEDEQWTRKFTDIYKKNGLNQVFYPALGNHDYYGNERAEIEYSKINPQWYLPNYYYSKLFNSNDGSNVELFVIDSDLVNAENDEFTLKQSNWLERQLKGSNAKWKIVVGHHPVYSNGFHNTSQIMINTFEALFVKYNVNLYMCGHNHEVHLLKPKKGVTYLVSGGGCTHHNTTWKDDTEYALTNLGYVWMNFNKESINIQIHDSVGRVKFAHKIT; this comes from the coding sequence ATGGAGAATTTAAATAGAAGAAGTTTTTTTAAATGGTTAGGAGCGGGTTTAACAGCTTTCCTATCAGGTTTGTGGGGTTGTACTCAAGGCATTAGAGAAAGTCTTCTCACTGTATGGAATGAAAGGGGAGGGGCAAGCGAAGTGTTTAATGCAAAATCAGTTCCTCCAGCAATTCCATTTTCAATCCCCAATAATATTGGAATTAGATTTATTGTTTTTGGTGATTGGGGTATGGGAGATTATAATCAATTGAAAGTGGCTAAGGCAATGAGTTTAACAGCCAAACAATTTGGTTGTGATTATATAATTTCAACTGGTGATAACTTTTATCCAACAGGTGTTACTGGCATTGAAGATGAACAATGGACTAGAAAGTTTACAGATATTTATAAAAAAAATGGGTTGAACCAAGTATTTTATCCAGCTTTAGGTAATCATGATTATTATGGGAATGAAAGAGCTGAAATTGAATATTCTAAAATTAACCCTCAATGGTACTTACCAAATTATTATTATTCTAAATTATTTAATTCAAACGATGGTTCAAATGTAGAACTTTTTGTGATTGATTCGGATTTGGTAAATGCTGAAAATGATGAGTTTACATTAAAACAATCCAATTGGCTGGAACGTCAGTTAAAAGGAAGTAATGCAAAATGGAAAATTGTTGTTGGGCATCATCCAGTATATTCAAACGGTTTTCATAATACTTCTCAAATAATGATAAATACATTTGAAGCATTGTTTGTTAAGTATAATGTAAATTTATATATGTGTGGTCATAATCATGAAGTTCATTTATTAAAACCAAAGAAAGGAGTTACTTACTTGGTTAGCGGTGGTGGATGCACTCATCATAACACTACTTGGAAAGATGATACTGAATATGCTTTAACTAATTTAGGTTATGTTTGGATGAATTTTAATAAGGAATCAATTAATATTCAAATTCATGATTCTGTTGGTAGAGTAAAGTTTGCCCATAAAATAACTTAA
- a CDS encoding DinB family protein produces the protein MDKSTSINEPIWNQFGASIDMLENAIKMCPDQHWDTSLNFWRTSYHCLFWTDYYLTTEPNKFKPPSPFSFSEFDSGKKPDRTYTKLEMILYLEHCRQKAKKLISTLTVDKLLDSWVSYNKNYSILEILIYNIRHIQHHSAQLNLLLRQTIDEAPNWVSQSKININQ, from the coding sequence ATGGACAAATCAACATCAATTAATGAACCAATTTGGAATCAATTCGGTGCAAGTATTGATATGCTTGAAAATGCTATTAAAATGTGTCCAGACCAACATTGGGACACTTCCTTAAATTTTTGGCGTACTTCTTACCATTGCTTATTTTGGACTGATTATTACTTGACAACTGAACCAAATAAATTTAAACCTCCATCACCATTCTCATTCTCAGAGTTTGATTCAGGTAAAAAGCCTGATAGGACTTACACAAAGTTGGAAATGATTTTATATTTAGAACATTGCAGACAAAAAGCAAAAAAACTTATTTCAACTCTTACTGTTGATAAGTTATTAGATAGTTGGGTTAGTTACAATAAAAATTATTCAATACTAGAAATTTTGATTTATAACATAAGGCACATTCAACATCATTCTGCTCAGTTAAATTTGTTACTAAGACAAACAATTGATGAAGCACCTAATTGGGTAAGCCAATCTAAAATTAATATCAATCAATGA
- a CDS encoding tetratricopeptide repeat protein, translating into MRSISIFIVIIVGVSIQAQSQKLEQHRIDSLLTQLQKVKEDTNKVNLLVDLCNSYSPINPDDGIKYGKQALSLAEKLNWKTGIANADVWLGYLYYQKSDNELLTKYSLKALELYTELDNKIGISKSLNELGIASYEIDDYPKALDFWLKSLKLRELYGSKKDIAGVLQNIGNVYFKIANYQKALEYYFKAIKYLEQTEENFLINISLNSIGYVYFELKDYTKALEYYNKSLAKSKLNGYKVHELESVSYLGQTYNELKEYSKSLENLFNSLKLSKEIGDKFSYSWCQFILGEVYLSIAKDSNSTYLKTHFAGNRTAVLLKAKAYTDSSISLSKKLGIVYSDKEIMRTLSEIQSLLGDYKGALESYELYSAFKDSTFNLEKDKKITQKALQYEFDKKEAFTKAEQDKKDTTQRVILISILLGLLSMIVFAIVFYNQRNKVKIEKKRSEDLLLNILPEEVVEEIKLTGSAVAKQYNDVTVLFTDFVNFTGISQQLSPSELVAEIHKNFTAFDDIIEKNGLEKIKTIGDAYMAVCGLPNISNDHALRVVKAAIEIRDYVNKSNGLFQIRIGINSGEVVAGIVGVKKFAYDIWGDTVNTASRMEANSESGKINISGSTYSLIKNEFNCEYRGKISTKGKGEVDMYFVVG; encoded by the coding sequence ATGAGATCTATTTCCATTTTCATAGTTATTATAGTTGGGGTATCAATTCAAGCACAGTCTCAAAAGCTAGAACAACATAGAATTGATTCTCTCTTAACCCAATTACAAAAAGTAAAAGAAGATACTAATAAGGTTAACCTTTTAGTAGACCTTTGTAATTCATATTCACCTATCAACCCTGATGATGGTATAAAATATGGGAAGCAAGCATTATCTCTTGCCGAAAAACTTAACTGGAAAACAGGAATTGCTAATGCAGATGTTTGGTTAGGGTATCTATATTATCAAAAATCAGATAACGAATTATTAACCAAATATTCTTTAAAGGCTTTAGAGCTTTATACTGAATTAGACAATAAAATAGGAATATCAAAATCACTTAATGAATTAGGAATTGCGTCTTATGAAATTGACGATTATCCAAAAGCATTAGACTTTTGGTTAAAGTCTTTAAAATTAAGGGAATTGTATGGTAGTAAAAAAGATATAGCTGGTGTTTTACAAAACATTGGGAATGTATATTTTAAAATTGCAAACTATCAAAAAGCTTTAGAATATTATTTTAAAGCTATCAAATATTTAGAGCAAACTGAAGAAAATTTCTTAATAAACATTTCCCTCAATTCTATAGGTTATGTATATTTTGAGTTAAAAGATTATACAAAGGCATTAGAATATTACAATAAATCATTGGCAAAAAGCAAATTAAATGGATATAAAGTTCATGAATTAGAAAGTGTAAGTTATTTAGGTCAGACTTATAATGAACTTAAAGAATATTCGAAATCTTTAGAAAATCTTTTCAACTCTTTAAAACTTTCTAAAGAAATTGGAGATAAATTTAGTTATTCATGGTGTCAATTTATTTTAGGTGAAGTTTATTTATCTATTGCAAAAGATTCTAATTCAACTTACTTAAAAACTCATTTTGCTGGTAATAGAACTGCTGTTTTACTTAAAGCAAAGGCATATACTGATAGTTCAATCTCACTGTCAAAAAAATTGGGAATTGTATATTCGGATAAGGAAATTATGAGAACTTTAAGTGAGATTCAATCCTTGCTTGGAGACTATAAAGGTGCATTGGAGAGCTATGAACTTTATTCTGCTTTTAAGGATTCTACTTTTAATTTGGAGAAAGATAAAAAAATTACTCAAAAAGCTTTGCAATATGAGTTTGATAAAAAAGAAGCTTTTACTAAAGCTGAGCAAGATAAAAAAGATACTACTCAACGTGTTATCTTAATTTCTATTTTATTAGGGTTGCTCAGTATGATTGTTTTTGCTATTGTATTTTATAATCAACGTAATAAAGTTAAGATTGAGAAAAAAAGAAGTGAAGATTTATTACTTAATATTCTACCTGAAGAAGTTGTTGAAGAAATTAAATTAACTGGTTCTGCTGTTGCAAAACAATACAATGATGTTACTGTTCTCTTTACTGACTTCGTAAATTTCACTGGCATAAGCCAACAGCTTTCTCCTTCTGAATTAGTTGCTGAAATCCATAAAAACTTTACTGCTTTTGATGACATTATTGAAAAAAATGGATTAGAAAAAATCAAAACTATTGGCGATGCTTATATGGCTGTTTGTGGTTTGCCAAACATTTCTAATGACCATGCTTTACGTGTTGTAAAAGCTGCTATTGAAATTAGAGATTACGTAAATAAAAGTAATGGTTTGTTTCAAATTCGGATAGGTATTAATTCTGGTGAAGTGGTTGCTGGAATTGTAGGTGTAAAGAAATTTGCATACGACATTTGGGGCGATACTGTTAACACCGCAAGCCGTATGGAAGCTAATAGCGAATCAGGCAAAATTAACATTTCTGGTAGCACTTATTCCTTAATAAAAAATGAATTTAATTGCGAATACAGAGGTAAAATTTCTACCAAAGGAAAAGGTGAAGTTGATATGTATTTTGTTGTGGGGTGA